From Longimicrobium sp., one genomic window encodes:
- a CDS encoding SpoIID/LytB domain-containing protein produces MNRLPNNWRMLSAAALALVLGACADRDPTGPSATAGAPSFDEVSAQAFNGNIRIGVVPTATTVTLGSAAGWTVTDKGNGATLLSGVGGVQATVTLQAGSVSVTRYRLQVMCGSAAAVDAKKGQAEALGHATMTEVIPTCTRLYLGDFASNAAFGIRNTYRNQVIAQGLAASDAFWKLVTTTTGITQYKVTAGSQTATSNGPVGFTSSDGLVTIGTARYRGVAEVRRNSAGTLAGINEVHIEDYLYGVVPRELPPTVWPELEAQKAQAVAARTYALSGLGKRAADGYDLLPTTSDQVYGGYSAEHPLSTQAVDETRAVVATHEGKLIAALFSSTSGGVTANNEDVYNSAPIAYLRGVRDRQHGNSEHVLDEIRRSPNANSLRGKKNGDYESDWSRYHRWSFEWTAEEISEVISLYAGQDVGKVTAINVLERSNSGRVKTIEYVTEAGTFYDTKDHIRTSLKYVNASGTPTSLLSTLFIIEPVIDRRTGEVAGFEAFGGGWGHGVGLCQTGAVGMADKGATYDEILKHYYQGIDLATWY; encoded by the coding sequence GTGAACCGACTTCCCAACAACTGGCGGATGCTCTCCGCCGCGGCGCTCGCCCTCGTGCTGGGTGCCTGCGCCGACCGCGACCCGACGGGTCCCTCGGCGACCGCCGGCGCGCCCTCGTTCGACGAGGTTTCGGCGCAGGCCTTCAACGGCAACATTCGCATCGGCGTGGTGCCCACCGCCACCACGGTGACGCTGGGCAGCGCCGCCGGGTGGACCGTCACCGACAAGGGCAACGGCGCCACGCTGCTGTCGGGCGTGGGCGGGGTGCAGGCTACGGTCACGCTGCAGGCGGGAAGCGTAAGCGTCACGCGGTATCGGCTGCAGGTGATGTGCGGCAGCGCCGCCGCGGTCGACGCGAAGAAGGGGCAGGCGGAGGCGCTGGGGCACGCCACCATGACGGAGGTGATCCCCACGTGCACGCGCCTGTACCTGGGCGACTTCGCCTCGAACGCGGCCTTCGGGATCCGGAACACCTACCGCAACCAGGTGATCGCGCAGGGGCTGGCCGCCAGCGACGCGTTCTGGAAGCTGGTCACCACCACCACGGGCATCACCCAGTACAAGGTGACCGCGGGCTCGCAGACGGCCACCAGCAACGGGCCGGTGGGCTTCACCTCGTCCGACGGGCTGGTCACCATCGGCACGGCGCGCTACCGCGGCGTGGCCGAGGTGCGCCGCAACAGCGCGGGCACGCTGGCGGGCATCAACGAGGTGCACATCGAGGACTACCTGTACGGCGTGGTGCCGCGCGAGCTGCCGCCCACCGTGTGGCCGGAGCTCGAGGCGCAAAAGGCGCAGGCCGTGGCGGCCCGCACCTACGCGCTCAGCGGCCTGGGCAAGCGCGCCGCCGACGGCTACGACCTGCTGCCCACCACCAGCGACCAGGTGTACGGCGGCTACAGCGCCGAGCACCCGCTGAGCACGCAGGCGGTGGACGAGACGCGCGCCGTCGTCGCCACGCACGAGGGCAAGCTGATCGCGGCCCTGTTCAGCAGCACCAGCGGCGGCGTGACGGCCAACAACGAGGACGTGTACAACTCCGCGCCCATCGCGTACCTGCGCGGCGTGCGCGACCGCCAGCACGGCAATTCCGAGCACGTGCTCGACGAAATCCGCCGCAGCCCCAACGCCAACTCGCTGCGCGGCAAGAAGAACGGCGACTACGAGTCCGACTGGTCGCGCTACCACCGCTGGAGCTTCGAGTGGACGGCCGAGGAGATCTCGGAGGTCATCTCCCTCTACGCCGGGCAGGACGTGGGCAAGGTGACGGCGATCAACGTGCTGGAGCGCTCCAACAGCGGCCGGGTGAAGACCATCGAGTACGTGACCGAGGCGGGAACGTTCTACGACACCAAGGACCACATCCGCACCTCGCTCAAGTACGTCAACGCCAGCGGCACGCCCACGAGCCTGCTGAGCACGCTCTTCATCATCGAGCCCGTGATCGACCGCAGGACGGGCGAGGTCGCCGGCTTCGAGGCGTTCGGCGGCGGCTGGGGCCACGGAGTGGGCCTGTGCCAGACGGGCGCCGTGGGCATGGCCGATAAGGGCGCCACGTACGACGAGATCCTCAAGCACTACTACCAGGGCATCGACCTGGCCACCTGGTACTGA
- the gcvP gene encoding aminomethyl-transferring glycine dehydrogenase, which yields MHIVDRSSLTHTDTFVRRHVGPGGDEIATMLQALGYGSLDELVDATVPASIRLDRPLALGPERSEYEMLREFKALMSRNRVFRSYLGMGYHDCITPPVIQRNILENPGWYTQYTPYQAEIAQGRLEALLNFQTMVVDLTGLPIANASLLDEGTAAAEAMAMAYGIAGAENRNTFFISQLCHPQTIEVVKTRAWARGFDIVVGDHETFDFTQPVFGVLLQYPATDGEVIDYRPFTQRAREENIVVVAAADLLSLVLLTPPGEWGADMAVGTTQRFGVPLGMGGPHAAYFACRDEYKRQIPGRIIGVSTDADGNPALRMALQTREQHIRREKATSNICTAQVLLAVMAGMYAVYHGPNGLRDIAERTHTLAELLAAGAERLNYRIVHDVFFDTVRIDVGTRVGGILAAARDRGINLRGYDESSICVAVDETTGVEDVEEVLIALNRGSALPFTVDELLGGLSSGIADGFRRSSAILGHPVFNRYHSETEMLRYIRSLESRDLSLTHSMIPLGSCTMKLNATVEMMPVSWSEVGRIHPFAPREQIEGYLEMFRQLESDLAEITGFHSVSLQPNAGSQGEFAGLLVIREYLEAKGQGKRNVCLIPQSAHGTNPASAVMAGMKVLVVATDANGNVDIDDLRKKADEHADDLAALMVTYPSTHGVFEEAIREICDIVHGHGGQVYMDGANMNAQVGLCRPGDFGADVCHLNLHKTFCIPHGGGGPGMGPICVAEHLAPFLPGHPVIPVGQGETRTISAAPWGSPSILPISYIYIKLMGAEGLTHATKVAILNANYVARRLREHYPVLYQGANGTVAHECIIDLRQLKGPSGVEVEDVAKRLMDYGFHAPTVSFPVAGTMMIEPTESESLAEIDRFCEAMISIREEIREIELGILDRRDNPLKHAPHTAAAVTGDEWAHGYGRQRAAFPLAWVRDRKFWPAVARVNNAAGDRNLVCSCPPVDMYAQV from the coding sequence ATGCATATCGTGGATAGATCGTCACTTACGCATACGGACACCTTCGTTCGCCGCCACGTGGGCCCCGGCGGCGACGAGATCGCGACGATGCTGCAGGCGCTGGGCTATGGTTCGCTCGACGAGCTGGTGGACGCCACCGTGCCGGCCTCCATCCGCCTGGACCGGCCGCTGGCGCTGGGCCCGGAGCGCAGCGAGTACGAGATGCTGCGCGAGTTCAAGGCGCTGATGTCGCGCAACCGCGTGTTCCGCAGCTACCTGGGAATGGGCTACCACGACTGCATCACCCCGCCCGTCATCCAGCGCAACATCCTGGAGAACCCGGGCTGGTACACGCAGTACACGCCCTACCAGGCCGAGATCGCGCAGGGCCGGCTGGAGGCGCTGCTCAACTTCCAGACGATGGTGGTGGACCTCACCGGGCTCCCCATCGCCAACGCGTCGCTGCTGGACGAGGGCACCGCCGCGGCCGAGGCCATGGCCATGGCGTACGGCATCGCCGGGGCCGAGAACCGCAACACCTTCTTCATCTCGCAGCTCTGCCATCCGCAGACCATCGAGGTGGTGAAGACGCGCGCCTGGGCCCGCGGCTTCGACATCGTCGTGGGCGACCACGAGACGTTCGACTTCACCCAGCCCGTGTTCGGCGTGCTCCTGCAGTATCCGGCCACGGACGGCGAGGTGATCGACTACCGCCCGTTCACGCAGCGCGCGCGGGAAGAGAACATCGTCGTCGTCGCCGCGGCCGACCTGCTGTCGCTCGTCCTGCTGACCCCGCCGGGGGAGTGGGGCGCCGACATGGCGGTGGGGACCACGCAGCGCTTCGGCGTGCCGCTGGGGATGGGCGGACCGCACGCGGCGTACTTCGCCTGCCGCGACGAGTACAAGCGCCAGATCCCCGGCCGCATCATCGGCGTGTCGACCGACGCGGACGGCAACCCCGCGCTGCGCATGGCGCTGCAGACGCGCGAGCAGCACATCCGCCGCGAAAAGGCGACGAGCAACATCTGCACGGCGCAGGTGCTGCTGGCGGTGATGGCGGGGATGTACGCCGTCTATCACGGGCCCAACGGGCTGCGCGACATCGCCGAGCGGACGCACACCCTGGCCGAGCTGCTGGCCGCCGGCGCCGAGCGGCTGAACTACCGCATCGTCCACGACGTGTTCTTCGACACGGTGCGCATCGACGTGGGCACGCGGGTGGGCGGCATCCTGGCCGCCGCGCGCGACCGGGGCATCAACCTGCGCGGCTACGACGAGTCGTCCATCTGCGTGGCGGTGGACGAGACGACGGGGGTGGAAGACGTGGAAGAGGTGCTGATCGCGCTGAACCGCGGCTCGGCCCTGCCGTTCACGGTGGACGAGCTGCTGGGCGGCCTGTCGTCGGGGATCGCGGACGGGTTCCGCCGCTCCAGCGCCATCCTGGGGCACCCGGTGTTCAACCGCTACCACTCCGAAACGGAGATGCTGCGGTACATCCGCTCGCTGGAAAGCCGCGACCTGTCGCTGACGCACAGCATGATCCCGCTGGGGTCGTGCACCATGAAGCTGAACGCCACGGTAGAGATGATGCCCGTCTCCTGGTCGGAGGTGGGCCGCATCCACCCGTTCGCCCCGCGCGAGCAGATCGAGGGCTACCTGGAGATGTTCCGCCAGCTGGAAAGCGACCTGGCCGAGATCACCGGCTTCCATTCCGTGTCGCTGCAGCCCAATGCCGGCTCGCAGGGCGAGTTCGCGGGGCTGCTGGTGATCCGCGAGTACCTGGAGGCCAAGGGCCAGGGCAAGCGCAACGTCTGCCTGATCCCCCAGTCGGCGCACGGCACCAACCCCGCGTCGGCGGTGATGGCGGGGATGAAGGTGCTGGTGGTGGCCACGGACGCCAACGGCAACGTCGACATTGACGACCTGCGCAAGAAGGCCGACGAGCACGCCGACGACCTGGCCGCGCTGATGGTCACCTATCCGTCCACGCACGGCGTGTTCGAAGAGGCCATCCGCGAAATCTGCGACATCGTGCACGGGCACGGTGGGCAGGTGTACATGGACGGCGCCAACATGAACGCGCAGGTGGGCCTCTGCCGCCCGGGCGACTTCGGCGCTGACGTGTGCCACCTGAACCTGCACAAGACGTTTTGCATCCCCCACGGCGGCGGCGGCCCGGGGATGGGGCCCATCTGCGTGGCGGAGCACCTTGCCCCCTTCCTTCCCGGCCACCCGGTGATCCCGGTGGGGCAGGGCGAAACGCGCACGATTTCGGCGGCGCCGTGGGGCAGCCCCAGCATCCTGCCCATCTCGTACATCTACATCAAGCTGATGGGCGCCGAGGGGCTGACGCACGCCACCAAGGTGGCCATCCTGAACGCCAACTACGTCGCCCGGCGGCTGCGGGAGCACTACCCGGTGCTGTACCAGGGCGCCAACGGCACGGTGGCGCACGAGTGCATCATCGACCTGCGCCAGCTGAAGGGGCCGTCGGGGGTGGAGGTGGAGGACGTGGCCAAGCGGCTGATGGACTACGGCTTCCACGCGCCCACCGTCTCCTTCCCCGTGGCGGGGACGATGATGATCGAGCCGACGGAAAGCGAGTCGCTGGCCGAGATCGACCGGTTCTGCGAGGCGATGATCAGCATTCGCGAGGAGATCCGCGAGATCGAGCTGGGCATCCTGGACCGCCGCGACAACCCGCTGAAGCACGCCCCGCACACCGCCGCCGCCGTCACGGGCGACGAGTGGGCGCACGGCTACGGGAGGCAGCGCGCGGCGTTCCCGCTGGCCTGGGTGCGCGATCGCAAGTTCTGGCCGGCCGTGGCGCGCGTGAACAACGCAGCGGGCGACCGCAACCTGGTGTGCAGCTGCCCCCCGGTAGACATGTACGCCCAGGTCTGA
- a CDS encoding metallophosphoesterase yields the protein MKIHLLSDLHTEFAPFQPPATDADVIVLAGDVGVGTRGLPAIREWFPDRPVVYVAGNHEFYRETIPRLHEKLAAETEGSDIHYLENRAVVIGGARFLGCTLWTDFDVFGERVRCMAEAQVTMNDFRVIRVLPQYRRFHPNDAAAMHERSLRWLVAALDEPFAGPTVIVTHHAPSLRSCNPAYRSDPVTAAYVSDLEWMLDGRAALWVHGHTHLCVDYEIGGTRVVANQRGYPHDGVEGFDPGLVLDVGS from the coding sequence ATGAAGATTCACCTGCTGAGCGACCTGCACACGGAGTTCGCGCCCTTCCAGCCGCCGGCCACGGACGCCGACGTCATCGTCCTCGCGGGTGACGTGGGCGTGGGCACGCGCGGCCTGCCCGCCATCCGCGAATGGTTTCCGGATCGTCCCGTCGTCTACGTGGCGGGAAACCATGAGTTCTACCGCGAGACCATCCCGCGGCTGCATGAAAAGCTGGCGGCGGAGACGGAGGGGTCCGACATCCACTACCTGGAGAACCGGGCGGTGGTCATCGGCGGGGCGCGCTTCCTGGGGTGCACGCTGTGGACGGACTTCGACGTCTTCGGCGAACGGGTGAGGTGCATGGCCGAGGCGCAGGTGACGATGAACGACTTTCGCGTGATCCGCGTTCTCCCGCAGTACCGCCGCTTTCACCCGAACGACGCGGCCGCCATGCACGAGCGCAGCCTCCGCTGGCTGGTCGCCGCGCTGGACGAGCCGTTCGCCGGGCCGACGGTGATCGTCACCCATCACGCGCCCAGCCTGCGCTCGTGCAACCCGGCGTATCGAAGCGACCCCGTGACGGCCGCATACGTCAGCGACCTGGAGTGGATGCTGGACGGCCGCGCCGCGCTGTGGGTGCACGGGCACACGCACCTCTGCGTGGACTACGAGATCGGCGGCACGCGCGTGGTGGCCAACCAGCGCGGGTATCCGCACGACGGCGTCGAGGGCTTCGATCCGGGACTGGTGCTGGACGTCGGCTCCTGA
- a CDS encoding alpha/beta hydrolase, which produces MTARRWIPCAALALACLAGPVHAQGGLSLQPCRQPGLPPDARCGSLVVPENRDVAGGRTIALNVVVLPARAARRAPDAVAFLAGGPGQGAISLVGWLGPAYAPLRETRDILLVDARGTGGSGPLDCTLHERLDPQSLVGSFLPADAVRRCREQLSARADLSRYTLTEAARDLDAVRAALGYEQLNLHGGSFGTRAAQVYMRMYPHRVRSAVLHGVVTPGMASPQSYAHDFQAALNGVIADCAADAACGAAFPRLAEEARALEERMRGGSATATLLDVEAGAVQVELSRGTVAETLRKLLYAPVSASRLPLVVHRAANGDFGLLAREAIGDRRRMQGGASWGLFLAVTCSEDVPFVDTAAARATDATTLLGAYRVREAVAACEGWPLAALPPGYRDPVRSDAPVLIISGERDPVTGPQWGEAITAHMPNSVHLVVPQAAHMYAGMPGAACVDSAVIGFMRSADPRAVDTTCLPRIRRPPWVLEVETTLALDSAALARFAGEYSSPEPAVRLTVEARPGGLRAQLGNGPPLYLVATAPTRFYPEGWPPGATVEFVLDDGAVAQVLITGGGPPMRLVPARRP; this is translated from the coding sequence ATGACCGCTCGCCGATGGATTCCCTGTGCCGCCCTGGCGCTGGCCTGCCTCGCGGGGCCCGTGCATGCCCAGGGCGGCCTGTCGCTGCAGCCGTGCCGCCAACCGGGCCTGCCCCCCGACGCACGGTGCGGATCGCTGGTGGTCCCGGAGAACCGCGACGTGGCGGGCGGGCGGACGATCGCGCTGAACGTCGTCGTGCTCCCCGCCCGCGCGGCCCGGCGGGCGCCGGACGCGGTGGCGTTCCTGGCCGGCGGCCCGGGGCAGGGCGCCATTTCGCTGGTGGGATGGCTGGGACCGGCGTACGCCCCCCTGCGGGAAACGCGCGACATCCTGCTGGTGGATGCCCGGGGCACGGGCGGCTCGGGACCGCTGGACTGCACGCTTCACGAACGGCTGGACCCGCAGTCGCTGGTCGGCAGCTTCCTTCCCGCGGACGCGGTGCGGCGCTGCCGCGAGCAGCTGTCGGCCCGGGCTGACCTGTCGCGCTACACGTTGACGGAGGCGGCGCGTGACCTGGACGCGGTGCGCGCGGCGCTCGGGTACGAGCAGCTGAACCTGCACGGCGGATCGTTCGGCACGCGCGCGGCGCAGGTGTACATGCGCATGTACCCGCACCGCGTGCGGAGCGCGGTGCTGCACGGGGTTGTGACCCCCGGCATGGCGTCGCCGCAAAGCTACGCGCACGACTTCCAGGCGGCGCTGAACGGGGTGATCGCGGACTGCGCGGCCGACGCGGCGTGCGGCGCGGCGTTCCCGCGGCTGGCGGAAGAGGCGCGGGCGCTGGAGGAGCGGATGCGCGGGGGGAGCGCCACGGCCACGCTGCTGGACGTGGAGGCGGGCGCGGTGCAGGTGGAGCTTTCGCGCGGCACGGTGGCCGAAACGCTCCGCAAGCTGCTGTATGCGCCCGTTTCCGCCAGCCGGCTTCCGCTGGTGGTGCACCGCGCCGCAAACGGCGACTTCGGCCTGCTGGCCCGCGAGGCCATCGGCGACCGGCGCAGGATGCAGGGCGGCGCTTCGTGGGGGCTGTTCCTGGCGGTCACCTGCAGCGAGGACGTGCCGTTCGTGGACACCGCCGCCGCGCGGGCCACGGACGCCACGACGCTCCTGGGCGCGTACCGGGTGCGCGAGGCGGTGGCGGCGTGCGAAGGCTGGCCTCTGGCGGCGCTCCCGCCCGGCTACCGCGACCCGGTTCGCTCCGACGCCCCGGTGCTGATCATCTCCGGCGAGCGGGACCCGGTCACCGGGCCGCAGTGGGGAGAGGCGATCACCGCGCACATGCCCAACTCCGTGCACCTGGTGGTTCCGCAGGCCGCGCACATGTACGCTGGAATGCCGGGCGCGGCCTGCGTGGATTCCGCTGTCATCGGCTTCATGCGGAGCGCGGATCCGCGGGCGGTGGACACCACCTGCCTGCCGCGCATCCGGCGTCCGCCGTGGGTGCTGGAGGTGGAAACGACCCTGGCGCTGGATTCCGCCGCGCTCGCCCGCTTCGCCGGCGAGTACTCGTCCCCCGAGCCGGCCGTGCGCTTGACGGTGGAGGCGCGGCCGGGCGGGCTGCGAGCACAGCTGGGGAACGGCCCGCCGTTGTACCTGGTGGCGACGGCCCCCACCCGCTTCTACCCGGAGGGATGGCCGCCCGGGGCGACGGTGGAGTTCGTGCTGGACGACGGTGCCGTGGCCCAGGTGCTGATCACCGGCGGCGGACCTCCGATGCGGCTGGTGCCGGCGCGGCGGCCCTAG
- a CDS encoding DUF2721 domain-containing protein, whose protein sequence is MQTENLSETLSVLSAMVTPAVLILASSSLIVATSNRLGRAIDRTRTLSERIVDLAREDERTMLEEERRLLFDQLSRTARRAKLLTSAMRRLYMATAIFIGTSVVLGLVAAVDGSYAWVALVLGMGGAGLLFWSSLLLILESRLAYTSVVEEMEFVREFGAHYAPAGPPSNLVSPPRRPWKRR, encoded by the coding sequence ATGCAGACCGAGAACCTCTCCGAAACGCTCTCCGTGCTGTCGGCCATGGTCACGCCCGCGGTGCTGATCCTGGCCTCCAGCTCGCTGATCGTGGCGACCTCCAACCGGCTGGGCCGCGCCATCGACCGCACGCGCACCCTCAGCGAGCGCATCGTAGACCTGGCGCGCGAGGACGAGCGCACGATGCTGGAAGAGGAGCGGCGGCTGCTCTTCGACCAGCTTTCGCGCACCGCGCGGCGCGCCAAGCTGCTCACCAGCGCCATGCGCCGGCTGTACATGGCCACGGCCATCTTCATCGGCACCAGCGTGGTGCTGGGGCTGGTGGCCGCCGTGGACGGGTCCTACGCCTGGGTGGCGCTGGTGCTGGGAATGGGCGGCGCGGGGCTGCTGTTCTGGTCCAGCCTCCTGCTGATCCTGGAAAGCCGGCTCGCCTACACCTCCGTGGTCGAGGAGATGGAATTCGTCAGGGAGTTCGGCGCGCACTACGCCCCCGCGGGGCCCCCATCCAACCTGGTGTCGCCCCCGCGGCGGCCCTGGAAGCGGCGCTAG
- a CDS encoding M23 family metallopeptidase yields the protein MNLPLKHAAFAVLTVATLALPARAEAQSRRLLGSPAVISRLERSEPREAGPLLVPVMGVRPEQLRDTYRQSRSEGRTHHAIDIHAPRGTPVLAVADSRVRKLHAGDRGGLSVYLVDEDGVTRYYYAHLDAYAQGLREGQRVQRGEVIGFVGDTGNAQPGDCHLHFSVAILDDPAQWWEGRNLNPYDLLVRD from the coding sequence ATGAATCTTCCCCTGAAGCACGCCGCGTTCGCCGTCCTCACCGTGGCCACCCTGGCCCTCCCCGCGCGCGCCGAAGCGCAGTCGCGGCGGCTGCTGGGCAGCCCCGCCGTCATCTCGCGCCTGGAACGCAGCGAGCCGCGCGAAGCGGGCCCCCTGCTGGTGCCGGTGATGGGCGTGCGCCCCGAGCAGCTGCGCGACACCTACCGGCAGTCGCGCTCCGAGGGCCGCACCCACCACGCCATCGACATCCACGCGCCGCGCGGCACGCCGGTGCTGGCCGTGGCCGACAGCAGGGTCCGCAAGCTGCACGCGGGCGACCGCGGCGGGCTGTCCGTCTACCTGGTGGACGAAGACGGCGTCACGCGCTACTACTACGCCCACCTGGATGCCTACGCGCAGGGGCTGCGCGAGGGGCAGCGGGTGCAGCGGGGTGAGGTGATCGGGTTCGTGGGCGACACGGGCAACGCGCAGCCGGGCGACTGCCACCTCCACTTTTCCGTCGCCATCCTGGACGACCCCGCGCAGTGGTGGGAAGGCCGCAACCTGAACCCGTACGACCTGCTGGTGCGCGACTGA